The segment CAGAACTTGTATCTAACGCTTTGTTCAGTTTGCTTTCGACCAGCTTTGAAAAACCCTCTATATTAGAAATAAGATCTAAATTTGTCAATAGCGCTCCTGTTTCGGCATTAAAATTCAGAAATTTGACTAAGGTATTACCATGTGCCCCTCCTGTATCTAAATACGAATTTACTACTATGCATATCAAATCAGGAGAACGATACGTAACTTCGCTATCAATAAAAGCTTCCCATTTTTGAGATGCTTCCGGAAAATCAGTTTTAAAGTCTACAAATGCTTTATCAAATTGCTCAGCTGCTTCCTTAACATTCGTGATTTTAATGGAGTCGTTACTTAAATCAAGCTGATTTGCAATGTAATTCTCTAGGGTCTTATTGATGAGTTTACTCGCTTCGGAGGTGCTTATTGCATTTGGATAGTTGATAGAAATCTCTGCCTCTTCAGACGATTCAATGTTAGCTTCCGAAAACGCAATAGGAATATCTTCTTTGCATGAAAAAAGGAATAAGATACAGATGAAAAGCAGTGCAGTATTTTTCAAAAGTTAAGCGATTTTATTAAACATTGAATAAAGGTATTACATAGATTTGAATACAACGAATTAAACCATAAATTTGTTGTTTACTGCAAATGCTTGAAATGAATGCAGTTGATTTACAACTTAAACATTTCAAAAAACAAAGATATTATTCAGATGAAATTTAATACTAAAACAATTCACGGTGGTCAGGAATTTGATACAGCTTATGGCAGTGTAATGCCTCCAATTTATCAAACTTCAACATATGCTCAATCGACTCCAGGTGGACATAAAGGTTACGAATATTCAAGAACTCATAATCCTACTCGTCATGCCCTAGAAAATGCTTTTGCAAGTATTGAAAATGGGAATCACGGCTTGGCATTTGGCTCAGGATTAGCGGCAATTGATGCAGTTATCAAACTATTGCAGCCAGGTGATGAAGTGATTTCTACTAACGATTTATATGGTGGTACTTACAGATTATTCACCAAAATATTTGAAGGATTTGGAATCAAATTTCACTTTGTAGGAATGGAAAATACTTCAAGTATTGAAAATTACATCAACGAAAACACCAAATTGATATGGGTAGAAACTCCTACAAATCCCATGATGAATATTATTGATATTAAAGCCACTGTTACTATTGCAAAAAAATACAACTTGCTTGTGGCAGTTGATAATACCTTTGCAACACCATACTTGCAAAGACCTCTGGATTTAGGGGCCGATATAGTGATGCACTCTGCAACCAAATATTTAGGCGGTCATAGCGACTTGGTAATGGGGGCTCTAGTTGTAAAAGACAAAGATTTAGCAGAACGACTTTACTTTATTCAAAATGCTAGTGGTGCAATTTGTGGTCCTCAAGACAGTTTTTTGGCGCTAAGAGGGATTAAAACATTGCATATTAGAATGCAACGTCACTGTGAAAATGGAAGAGTGGTAGCCAATTTTTTAGTTAATCATCCAAAAATTGAAAATGTATATTGGCCAGGCTTTGAAAGTCATCCAAATCATGATATTGCAAAATCACAAATGAATGATTTTGGAGGTATGGTGTCGTTTACTACTAAAGGAAATAACTATGAGGAGGCCATTAAAATTTTAGAGCATTTAAATGTATTTACTTTAGCCGAATCTCTTGGAGGTGTAGAGTCTTTAGCAGGTCACCCAGCAAGTATGACTCATGCCAGTATCCCAAAGGAAGAACGAGAAAAAATAGGAGTTGTTGATTCTTTAATTAGATTAAGTGTTGGGATAGAAGATGTAGAAGATCTAATCGCCGACTTAAAACAGGCCATAGGATAGTTTACACTGTTCTTAGTCTAAATAATAAATATAACCAAAATTAAGCCATACTAGCCAATCATTGGCTTTATTCGATTTCAGATTATGATCTAAGCCGTCAATTTCATTATTAAAAAAATATTGCCACCTTAAATCCACCATCAAATCTGATAGTACTGTTAATTTATAACGTGTTCCAACACTTCCAACAACCGACCATGTGGTCCCATTTTCGGTAATAAGAAAAGGATCTACATTCGTGTTAGGATTTGCAGCGTTAACCCATGGTTGATAAAAATTATTCATATTATCAATATTACCATCTCCAAAAGTGGTTTCCACCTGCGGATTGAAGGCTGTGAAATGCACTCCCAAACTCACAAATGGAGCAAACGAGTAACTAAACGCTTGAAATGCACGAATGCTTTTTGGAAAAAATTCAAGTTGCATCCCAACATCCCAGTTTTCAGCTACACCAGAATGACGACGCAAGCGCTCGGCATTAACACTAGTTCTTGAAGCATCTACCCACTTACCAAAATGATTTAATTTTGTTTTATTCCAAGAAATTTCACTTCTAAGTTTAAAATGATCATTAAAAAAGGTATCTGTAGAATAACAGTTACAATCTGCACGATAAGCAAAGTTAATATAATGCACGATTCCAATACCAATTCCGGTATTACCCGCATTAGTTTCAAAATCTTTTCGAACACCAAAATCTGATTGAAACGCTACCGGACCAGCAATAACTCCAATTTCATGAGAAAAACCAAGCTGAGAATACCCCTCGTTTATACCTAGTATAAAAACGAACAGATAAGTTAATTGTTTAAAATTAAGCGTCATAGGTTTTATTTTGCTGAGGGCATGTTTGTTAACAAATATATAAAAACTGGTTCAACTACCAAATAAAACTGATGAGAGGACCACTTTCAAATGATATGGCTTTTTTTGGAACATCAGCTCTAACTGTCGGCTATTGAGAATATCAAAAAAAATATACAATCATTTTAAAGATAATGTATCTTTGTGTTACAAAAATCAACTTAGATTGTTAATACTGTAATAAATGAAAGATAAAATTGAAGCTTTTTTAAATCTTGTAAAAGACAAAAACAGTCATGAAACTGAATTTTTACAAGCCGTACATGAGGTTGCAGAAACCGTAATCCCTTTTATTGAGGACAACCCTAAATATCAAGGGAAGATGCTTTTAGAGCGCATGGTAGAGCCAGAGCGCACTATAATTTTTAGAGTGCCTTGGATTGATGATCAAGGGAATACTCAAGTTAATAGAGGGTTTAGAGTGGAGTTTAACTCGGCTATTGGACCTTACAAAGGTGGTTTGCGTTTTCATCCATCTGTTAATTTAAGTATTCTTAAGTTTTTAGGATTTGAACAGGTATTTAAAAATTCTTTAACAACACTACCTATGGGTGGTGGAAAAGGAGGCTCAGATTTTAATCCTAAAGGAAAAAGTGATAATGAAGTGATGCATTTTTGTCAGTCATTTATGTCAGAACTATATAGACATATAGGGCCAAATACGGATGTTCCTGCAGGAGATATTGGAGTAGGAGGACGAGAAATAGGATATTTATTCGGACAATACAAGCGATTACAAAATGAATTTACCGGTGTACTTACTGGAAAAGGAATTTCTTATGGAGGTTCTCTTATTAGACCCGAAGCTACTGGTTATGGTTGTGTGTATTTTGCTAAAAATATGCTTGCTACAAAAGGGAACTCGTTTAATGGAAAGACAATTGCAATCTCTGGTTCTGGTAATGTTGCTCAGTTTGCATGTGAAAAGGCTACCCAATTAGGAGGTAAGGTGGTAACAATGTCTGATTCTTCAGGTTATATTCATGATGCCGATGGTATTGACGAAGAGAAATTGGCCTTTATTATGGAACTAAAAAATGTAAAACGAGGAAGAATTCACGAGTATACAGAAAAGTATAATTCAGCTACTTTTCATAAAGGAGAAAGACCTTGGTCTGTCAAATGTGACATCGCTTTACCATGTGCTACCCAAAACGAATTAAATGGAGATGAAGCCAAAATATTAATTGATAATGGCGTTATTGCTGTTGCAGAAGGAGCCAATATGCCAACAACACCAGAGGCTATTGAAGCATTACAAAATGCTAAAGTATTGTTCTCACCAGGGAAAGCTTCTAATGCTGGTGGTGTTGCAACTTCTGGATTAGAAATGAGTCAGAATTCATTGCGATTGAACTGGACTAGAGAAGAAGTGGATGAGCGCTTACGAAAAATTATGGATGATATTCATGAGTCTTGTGTAGAATATGGTACTCGAGAAGATGGCTATGTGGATTATGTTAAAGGTGCTAATGTTGCAGGATTTGTGAAAATAGCAGACGCTATGCTCGCGCAAGGTGTTGTGTAACAGGCCATCAATGAATAAAAAAAAGCTTTCAGTATGTCACTGAAAGCTTTTTTTATTGCTATGAACTATATGATTTACCGTAAAATGTCGTTAGATATAAATATATTTGAAAAAAATAATTGGTATGTTTAAAAGAATGGTATTTATCCTTTTAGCTTTTATCTCTTTTGAGGCTGTCTCACAAGATTTTTCTGCGCTTTGGAAAGGTTATTTTTCATATTTTGAGATTAAAGATGTCGCACGAGGAAATGATAAAATTTTTGCAGCTTCTGAAAATGCTATTTTTAGTTACGATATTTTTACCAATGAAATAGAAACCATTTCTACAATTAATGGGTTGTCAGGTGAGACTATTACTACAATAAGGTATAGCGAAGATTTTGATATGCTGATTGTTGGATATGAAACGGGTTTGATCGAACTTGTTTTTGAATCAGATTCTGAAATATTATCTGTAGTTGATATTTTGGAAAAAGAATCTATTTCTCCATTACTAAAGCGAATTAATCATTTTAACGAAAGCGAAGGGCTGCTTTATATTTCTACTGATTACGGTATTTCAGTTTACGACTTAAGCCAATTACAATTTGGTGACACTTACTTTATAGGTAATGGCGGAAGCCAAATTATAGTTAAACAAACTGCAGTTTTCAATGGCTCTATTTATGCTGCATGTGGTTCTCAAAATGGATTGAAAACGGCCTCTTTAGATAACCCTAATTTAATTGATTACCAGCAGTGGTCATCTATAGCTCCTGGGAATTTTGAAGCTGTACAAAAAGTTGGTGAAAATCTATATACCGTTCGTCTTAATAGTGTGTTATACGAAATCGTAAATACGAGTATAATTGCACTCATTACATATCCCTCATTACCAGTAGATGTGAGATCAGTACAAGATAATTTAATAATTACTCTAACTAATGATGTTTTTGTATATGATCAAAACTTAGTTGAGTTACAAAGTGCCTCCACTAATGACACTTTTGATACAGATTTCACTTCAGCAACTATTGCAGAAAATGATTTATATATTGGTACTGAAAGTACAGGTGTACTCAAAACAATAACAAATTCTCCAGGTGAATATGATGTTATTTTACCCGAAGGTCCCTCAAGTAATAATGCCTTCAAAATTTTTGCAGGTAATAATGAACTTTGGTTAACTTATGGTGATTATAGCGTGTCTTATAATCCTAATCCGCAGAGAAGCAGAGGGATTAGTATACTGCGAGAAGAAGAATGGAATAATGTGCCTTATGCGAATTTATTGACAGCAAAAAACCTTAATGATATAGTCATTAACCCTTTTAATCCAACTCAAGTATTTATTAGTTCGTTTCAAAGTGGCCTTTTAGAATTGAATAATGATGAAGCCACTATTCTTTATAATCAAGATAATAGCGGTTTAGAATCTTTAATCAACCCAAACAATCCAAATACGGTGAGTATTCGTCAGTCTGCATCTCAGTTTGACCGAAATGGTTTATTATGGACGGTAACGTCTAAGGTAGATCGCGCCTTAAAATCATATAACCCATCTACAGGGGAATGGCAAGGTTATAGTTTTTCAGATATTATTGCTGATCCTCTTTTTGGTGAAAGAGGTTTTGGAGATTTAGCTTTGGGCAATGGTGGGATGAAATGGATCACAGCCTATAATGCTGGATTAATTGGAATTAATACGGATACAGGTCAGATAAATAATGTGTTTTCCGAGAGCCAAAATATGCCTTCACCTCAAGGACGTGCAGTAGCCGTAGATTCTAGAAATCAACTCTGGATTGGAACTGCCAAAGGCTTGAGAGTGTTATTCAACACCTCTGGGTTTGTCGATGACCCTGACCCAAGCGTTAATGAAATTGTTATTTTAGAAAATGGTATTCCGACAGAATTATTGTCAAACCAATTTATTACAGATATCAAAGTAGATGGTTCTGATAATAAGTGGGTTGGGACGTTAGACTCTGGAATTTTCTATTTCTCACCAGATGGTCAGGAAACCATATTTCAATTTACAACAGACAACTCACCGCTGCCATCAAACTCTGTTAATGATATTTCAATAGATCCGCAGTCTGGAACCGTCTATATTGCTACAACGAGAGGCTTAGTGTCTTTTTCTTCTGGAGGTACAAAACCTAAAGATACACTGGAAGAAGCTTATGTATATCCAAACCCTGTAAGACCAGAGTACAATATTTTAGGGTTTGATGATTTGAACAACATTAACAATGGAATTAAAGTTTCAGGATTAACCGAAAATGTGAACGTAAAGATTACTGACATTGAAGGCAATCTTGTTGCAGAAGCACAGTCAAGAGTTAATCAAAGATCCTCAAGGGCGAATTATAATTTTGCTATTGATGGAGGTACAGGAATTTGGAATGGTAAAAACCTCAGAGGGAATATAGTGGCTTCTGGCGTCTATTTATTATTAATATCGGATCTCGATTCTTTTGAGACTAAAGTATTAAAATTACTTATTGTTAGATAATCTACCTTTTCATGCTAATTAAGACTAAAGCTATTGTACTCTCTAAAATTAAATATAGAGATAATGATCTCATTGTAAAGTGTTTTACTTCCAATAGAGGGGCTGTTAGTTATTTGCTTAGGGGAGTTTTAAAAAACAGAAAAGGGAGTTCAAAAGTAGCCTATTTTCAGTTGTTGTCACAACTTGAAATTGAAGAGAATTATCGAGAAAATCAAACTCTACAAACCATAAAAGATGTAAGGTTAGACTACCGTTATTCTACTTTACACACCAATATTTTAAAGAGTTCAATTGTTATGTTTTTGGCTGAGGTTTTGAGCTCTGTTTTGAGAGAAGAAGAAGCAAACCAACAATTATACAATTATCTCGAAACTACGTTACGATGGTTAGATGTTAAAGATGACTTTTCAAATTTTCATTTACTTTTTTTACTAAACCTGACAAGGCATTTAGGGTTTTATCCAGACACTACAGCTATAGAATCACTGTATTTTAATTTAAATAATGGCGCATTTCAATCAAAAAAGGAAGATATTTATAGTGTCTCTGGCGAAAATTTAATAACCTTAAAAAAGCTATTAGGCATAAATTTTGATGACTTAGAATATGTGAAACTAAGCGCAAAGCAAAGACAATCATTTCTAGCAATGTTATTGTTATATTTTGAATTACATTTGGGCAGTTTTAAGAAACCAAAATCTCTACAAATATTCAATCAGGTTTTTAATTAGTAGTTATGAAATTTACCTTTTCGATTTTATGTTTACTATCATTTTTTATATCTAGTTCTCAGACAGTGAGGGTGTTGGATCAGCAATCAAAAGCACCAATTCCGGGAGTGACTATTTTCAATTTTAAAAAGAACAAGTCTGTTATCACTAATATTGATGGTGAAGCATCTTTAGATCAGTTTACGGCGAATGAAATTCTATATTTTCAAAACATATTATATACAAATACCTCGCAAAAAAAATCAGAAATTGAAAGGAATGGCTTTATCGTGTATCTTATTCCTAGTGTAGAAGATTTAGATCAAGTTGTAATTTCAGCATCTAAGTTTGAACAAAGTAAAAGAGATATTCCACAAACTATAGTTAATATTAGTGCGAGAGATATTAAGTTTGAAAATCCACAAACGAGTGCTGATCTTTTAGAAAGTACAGGTAATGTATTTGTTCAAAAAAGTCAATTGGGTGGTGGTAGTCCAATGATTAGAGGTTTTTCTACCAACAGATTACTTATTACGGTTGACGGAGTTAGAATGAATAATGCCATTTTTAGAGGAGGGAATCTTCAAAATGTTATTTCTATAGATCCTTTCAATATTCAAAATACTGAAATCACACTTGGTGCAGGTTCGGTGGTTTATGGGAGTGATGCCATAGGTGGCGTTATGAGTTTTTATACGCACAAACCCCAATTGTCTTATAAGGATTCTTTGTATTTCAATGCCAATACCGCAGTGCGATATGCAACAGCAAATCAAGAGAAAACAGGACATATAGATTTTAATTTCGGATTAAAAAAATGGGCATTCTTGAGTAGTGTGAGCTACACTGATTTTGACGATTTAAGAATGGGGAAACACGGTCCAGAAGAATATCTAAGACCTGAGTATGTCGAAACAATCAACGGCGTTGATGTTATTGTTCAAAATGAAAATCCTCGTATAC is part of the Formosa sp. Hel1_31_208 genome and harbors:
- a CDS encoding DUF3298 and DUF4163 domain-containing protein; its protein translation is MKNTALLFICILFLFSCKEDIPIAFSEANIESSEEAEISINYPNAISTSEASKLINKTLENYIANQLDLSNDSIKITNVKEAAEQFDKAFVDFKTDFPEASQKWEAFIDSEVTYRSPDLICIVVNSYLDTGGAHGNTLVKFLNFNAETGALLTNLDLISNIEGFSKLVESKLNKALDTSSDGDSMEDVFFGENFQLPETIGYSDEGLIILYNPYEIASYAQGIIEFNIPFEEVTSYLLKY
- a CDS encoding cystathionine gamma-synthase, with product MQLIYNLNISKNKDIIQMKFNTKTIHGGQEFDTAYGSVMPPIYQTSTYAQSTPGGHKGYEYSRTHNPTRHALENAFASIENGNHGLAFGSGLAAIDAVIKLLQPGDEVISTNDLYGGTYRLFTKIFEGFGIKFHFVGMENTSSIENYINENTKLIWVETPTNPMMNIIDIKATVTIAKKYNLLVAVDNTFATPYLQRPLDLGADIVMHSATKYLGGHSDLVMGALVVKDKDLAERLYFIQNASGAICGPQDSFLALRGIKTLHIRMQRHCENGRVVANFLVNHPKIENVYWPGFESHPNHDIAKSQMNDFGGMVSFTTKGNNYEEAIKILEHLNVFTLAESLGGVESLAGHPASMTHASIPKEEREKIGVVDSLIRLSVGIEDVEDLIADLKQAIG
- a CDS encoding glutamate dehydrogenase gives rise to the protein MTLNFKQLTYLFVFILGINEGYSQLGFSHEIGVIAGPVAFQSDFGVRKDFETNAGNTGIGIGIVHYINFAYRADCNCYSTDTFFNDHFKLRSEISWNKTKLNHFGKWVDASRTSVNAERLRRHSGVAENWDVGMQLEFFPKSIRAFQAFSYSFAPFVSLGVHFTAFNPQVETTFGDGNIDNMNNFYQPWVNAANPNTNVDPFLITENGTTWSVVGSVGTRYKLTVLSDLMVDLRWQYFFNNEIDGLDHNLKSNKANDWLVWLNFGYIYYLD
- the gdhA gene encoding NADP-specific glutamate dehydrogenase, translated to MKDKIEAFLNLVKDKNSHETEFLQAVHEVAETVIPFIEDNPKYQGKMLLERMVEPERTIIFRVPWIDDQGNTQVNRGFRVEFNSAIGPYKGGLRFHPSVNLSILKFLGFEQVFKNSLTTLPMGGGKGGSDFNPKGKSDNEVMHFCQSFMSELYRHIGPNTDVPAGDIGVGGREIGYLFGQYKRLQNEFTGVLTGKGISYGGSLIRPEATGYGCVYFAKNMLATKGNSFNGKTIAISGSGNVAQFACEKATQLGGKVVTMSDSSGYIHDADGIDEEKLAFIMELKNVKRGRIHEYTEKYNSATFHKGERPWSVKCDIALPCATQNELNGDEAKILIDNGVIAVAEGANMPTTPEAIEALQNAKVLFSPGKASNAGGVATSGLEMSQNSLRLNWTREEVDERLRKIMDDIHESCVEYGTREDGYVDYVKGANVAGFVKIADAMLAQGVV
- a CDS encoding ABC transporter substrate-binding protein; protein product: MFKRMVFILLAFISFEAVSQDFSALWKGYFSYFEIKDVARGNDKIFAASENAIFSYDIFTNEIETISTINGLSGETITTIRYSEDFDMLIVGYETGLIELVFESDSEILSVVDILEKESISPLLKRINHFNESEGLLYISTDYGISVYDLSQLQFGDTYFIGNGGSQIIVKQTAVFNGSIYAACGSQNGLKTASLDNPNLIDYQQWSSIAPGNFEAVQKVGENLYTVRLNSVLYEIVNTSIIALITYPSLPVDVRSVQDNLIITLTNDVFVYDQNLVELQSASTNDTFDTDFTSATIAENDLYIGTESTGVLKTITNSPGEYDVILPEGPSSNNAFKIFAGNNELWLTYGDYSVSYNPNPQRSRGISILREEEWNNVPYANLLTAKNLNDIVINPFNPTQVFISSFQSGLLELNNDEATILYNQDNSGLESLINPNNPNTVSIRQSASQFDRNGLLWTVTSKVDRALKSYNPSTGEWQGYSFSDIIADPLFGERGFGDLALGNGGMKWITAYNAGLIGINTDTGQINNVFSESQNMPSPQGRAVAVDSRNQLWIGTAKGLRVLFNTSGFVDDPDPSVNEIVILENGIPTELLSNQFITDIKVDGSDNKWVGTLDSGIFYFSPDGQETIFQFTTDNSPLPSNSVNDISIDPQSGTVYIATTRGLVSFSSGGTKPKDTLEEAYVYPNPVRPEYNILGFDDLNNINNGIKVSGLTENVNVKITDIEGNLVAEAQSRVNQRSSRANYNFAIDGGTGIWNGKNLRGNIVASGVYLLLISDLDSFETKVLKLLIVR
- the recO gene encoding DNA repair protein RecO, translating into MLIKTKAIVLSKIKYRDNDLIVKCFTSNRGAVSYLLRGVLKNRKGSSKVAYFQLLSQLEIEENYRENQTLQTIKDVRLDYRYSTLHTNILKSSIVMFLAEVLSSVLREEEANQQLYNYLETTLRWLDVKDDFSNFHLLFLLNLTRHLGFYPDTTAIESLYFNLNNGAFQSKKEDIYSVSGENLITLKKLLGINFDDLEYVKLSAKQRQSFLAMLLLYFELHLGSFKKPKSLQIFNQVFN